A stretch of DNA from Thiothrix subterranea:
TTTCCACATCAATCCGGGCATTAGCAAAGTGGCGCACGAATGGCTGAGTTGGGCAATGGTCATCGGCGTAGGCTTGCACCTAGTAACGAATTGGAAGATGTTTGCACGTTATTTTTCGCAAAAAACAGCACTTGGGGTGATCGGCTTCTTTGCGGTATTGACGGTTGCCTCCATGCTGATTCCGGGTGAGGAAGAACGTCGGGGGCCGCCGGGTGCGCAAGCCAGCAACGTGCTGATGAATGCACCGCTGGATAAACTCGCGGGTATCACGGGCAATACCTTGGAAGGTTTGCAGGCGAAATTGCAGGCGCAAGGCTTAAAACTGGATGCGACAATGGTTTCGCTGGATGCAGTGGCTAAGCAGAATCAGCGCAATCCGGTGGAAGTGTTGAATAGCGT
This window harbors:
- a CDS encoding DUF4405 domain-containing protein, with the protein product MDTATLRRWATPLTIGAFMLMSITGILMFFHINPGISKVAHEWLSWAMVIGVGLHLVTNWKMFARYFSQKTALGVIGFFAVLTVASMLIPGEEERRGPPGAQASNVLMNAPLDKLAGITGNTLEGLQAKLQAQGLKLDATMVSLDAVAKQNQRNPVEVLNSVIAVKD